The proteins below are encoded in one region of Aquisphaera giovannonii:
- a CDS encoding alpha/beta fold hydrolase gives MSQILETRSGRPLEFQEYGDPDGHPILFFHGLIGSHLQAAYVADEAGHAGFRVIAPNRPGVGRSAFVERNSALEAVPDVEDLTASLGVDDFSVIGISGGTPYALACLLRLAPRIRTVTILSGMGPTRLPGALRGMERRRRLAVEIGSRYPNLARQEVRKWAERFKADPRGFLRYLVSTWCEPDRRLFEREDVFNLFLGDLEQVLVQGSGPETFAQDLALYRNYGFSPAELPSSHLVTLWHGLDDVIVPPAMGWKMATTLPRCEAHFVPGGHFVAISIADRIIAGLRKSRDESLAGRPGGVIS, from the coding sequence ATGTCGCAGATCCTCGAGACGCGTTCCGGGCGGCCGCTGGAATTCCAGGAGTACGGCGACCCGGACGGGCATCCGATCCTCTTCTTCCACGGGCTGATCGGCTCTCACCTGCAGGCGGCGTACGTCGCCGACGAGGCGGGGCACGCGGGCTTCCGCGTGATCGCCCCGAACCGGCCGGGGGTGGGGAGGTCGGCCTTCGTGGAGCGGAACTCCGCGCTCGAGGCGGTGCCGGACGTCGAGGACCTGACGGCCTCGCTGGGGGTGGACGACTTCAGCGTCATCGGCATCTCCGGCGGCACGCCGTACGCGCTCGCCTGCCTGCTGCGGCTGGCCCCGCGGATCCGCACGGTGACGATCCTCAGCGGCATGGGCCCGACGCGGCTCCCGGGCGCCCTCCGCGGGATGGAACGCCGTCGCCGGCTCGCCGTCGAGATCGGCTCCCGGTATCCGAACCTGGCGAGGCAGGAGGTCCGCAAGTGGGCCGAGCGATTCAAGGCCGATCCGCGCGGCTTCCTCCGCTACCTGGTCTCGACCTGGTGCGAGCCCGACCGCAGGCTATTCGAGCGGGAGGACGTCTTCAACCTCTTCCTGGGGGACCTGGAGCAGGTCCTCGTGCAGGGGAGCGGGCCGGAGACGTTCGCCCAGGACCTGGCCCTGTACCGGAACTACGGCTTCAGCCCGGCCGAGCTGCCGTCGAGTCACCTGGTCACGCTCTGGCACGGGCTGGACGATGTCATCGTTCCGCCGGCCATGGGCTGGAAGATGGCCACGACGCTCCCGCGTTGCGAGGCGCACTTCGTGCCGGGCGGGCATTTCGTGGCGATCTCGATCGCCGACCGCATCATCGCCGGCCTGCGGAAATCGCGGGACGAGTCTCTGGCCGGCCGGCCCGGGGGCGTGATAAGCTGA
- the tatC gene encoding twin-arginine translocase subunit TatC yields the protein MPSDRDLFTEEQQMATMSFGEHIEELRVRLILALIGLAVGIIIAFIPYMDLGWRVMKSMEAPAKGALERFYADEYRKKAEAAEASKELSPPVEAVIPADSFVGALKQVAPHMDLPAPETLEGKTVTFPLRYLQHQAIRLIENGVVQIDQSLISLGPLETITIYFMVCLVTGLVLVSPWVFYQAWAFVAAGLYRHERHYVKKYLPISLGLFLGGVFLCFFFVLPLTLRFLLEFNVWLGVAPTLRLSEWMSFATVLPLVFGIAFQTPLIMLFLERIGIFTVDDFRAKRKLSILVITIAAAILTPGQDPISMLLLAVPMVLLYELGIILIGYGKVGGKVPANVP from the coding sequence ATGCCCAGCGACCGCGACCTGTTCACCGAAGAGCAGCAGATGGCCACGATGAGCTTCGGCGAGCACATCGAGGAGCTGCGCGTCCGGCTCATCCTGGCCCTCATCGGCCTGGCCGTCGGCATCATCATCGCGTTCATCCCGTACATGGACCTGGGCTGGCGGGTCATGAAGAGCATGGAGGCCCCGGCCAAGGGGGCCCTCGAGCGCTTCTACGCCGACGAATACCGGAAGAAGGCGGAGGCCGCCGAGGCGTCCAAGGAGCTTTCGCCGCCCGTCGAGGCCGTCATCCCGGCCGATTCGTTCGTCGGCGCCCTGAAGCAGGTCGCCCCCCACATGGACCTCCCCGCGCCGGAGACCCTGGAGGGGAAGACGGTCACGTTCCCGCTCCGGTACCTCCAGCACCAGGCGATCCGGCTCATCGAGAACGGCGTCGTCCAGATCGACCAGTCGCTCATCTCGCTCGGCCCGCTGGAGACGATCACGATCTACTTCATGGTCTGCCTCGTGACGGGGCTGGTGCTCGTCTCGCCGTGGGTCTTCTACCAGGCCTGGGCGTTCGTGGCGGCGGGGCTCTATCGCCACGAGAGGCACTACGTGAAGAAGTACCTGCCCATCTCGCTGGGCCTCTTCCTGGGCGGCGTCTTCCTCTGCTTCTTCTTCGTGCTGCCGCTGACGTTGCGGTTCCTGCTGGAGTTCAACGTCTGGCTGGGCGTGGCGCCGACGCTCCGCCTCAGCGAGTGGATGAGCTTCGCCACGGTCCTCCCGCTGGTGTTCGGGATCGCCTTCCAGACCCCGTTGATCATGCTCTTCCTCGAGCGGATCGGGATCTTCACGGTGGACGACTTCCGGGCCAAGCGGAAGCTTTCCATCCTGGTCATCACGATCGCGGCGGCGATCCTCACCCCCGGTCAGGATCCGATCAGCATGCTCTTGCTGGCCGTGCCCATGGTGCTCCTCTATGAACTGGGCATCATCCTGATCGGCTATGGGAAGGTGGGCGGGAAGGTGCCCGCGAATGTCCCCTGA
- a CDS encoding homoserine dehydrogenase encodes MEDVTVGLVGLGTVGTGVAKLLTEHADRIARRAGKRVRWKWAAVRDPRKARDVSLDGVRVTTDPMEVARDPEVSILVETMGGIDQAAEVVLAALDSGKHVVTANKAMLAERGREVFDRARRAHRAVAFEASVGGGIPIVQAIGVSLAANQVQGLAAILNGTCNFILTKMTMEGLPYAEALAQAQSLGYAEADPTLDVDGTDTAHKLVVLAQLAFGANVVTSDIRRRGIDRLDLADLTYAGELGYAVKLLAVARLSEEGLDLRVAPTLVKKGTPLAEVRGPYNAVRVVGDAVGDVFFYGRGAGMMATASAVVGDLIDVVTGRALITSRVLNPWGDADHPVARTPSNRLRRRYYLRFHIADRPGVIAALTQVLGAHGISIASVIQHDSGDDAPADSPVPLVIMTHLAVEFEVEAALKEIDRLDVSHAPSVLLAVED; translated from the coding sequence ATGGAAGACGTCACGGTGGGATTGGTCGGCCTGGGGACCGTCGGGACGGGCGTGGCGAAACTCCTCACGGAGCATGCCGATCGGATCGCCCGCCGGGCCGGAAAGCGAGTCCGCTGGAAGTGGGCCGCCGTCCGCGACCCGCGGAAGGCGCGCGACGTCTCGCTGGACGGCGTCCGCGTGACGACCGACCCCATGGAGGTCGCACGCGACCCGGAGGTGTCCATCCTCGTGGAGACGATGGGCGGCATCGATCAGGCCGCCGAGGTCGTCCTCGCCGCGCTGGATTCCGGCAAGCACGTGGTTACGGCCAACAAGGCGATGCTCGCGGAGCGGGGCCGCGAGGTCTTCGACCGCGCCCGCCGCGCACACCGGGCCGTCGCCTTCGAGGCGAGCGTCGGCGGGGGCATCCCCATCGTCCAGGCGATCGGCGTCTCGCTGGCCGCCAACCAGGTGCAGGGCCTCGCCGCCATCCTCAACGGGACGTGCAACTTCATCCTCACCAAGATGACGATGGAGGGCCTGCCCTACGCCGAGGCCCTCGCGCAGGCCCAGTCCCTCGGCTATGCCGAGGCGGATCCGACGCTGGACGTGGACGGCACGGACACCGCGCATAAGCTCGTCGTCCTCGCCCAGCTCGCGTTCGGGGCGAACGTCGTCACGAGCGACATCCGGCGCCGCGGGATCGACCGCCTCGACCTCGCGGACCTGACCTACGCGGGGGAGCTCGGCTACGCGGTCAAGCTTCTGGCCGTCGCCAGGCTCTCGGAGGAAGGTCTCGACCTGCGGGTTGCGCCCACGCTCGTGAAGAAGGGGACGCCTCTCGCGGAAGTGCGCGGGCCGTACAACGCCGTCCGCGTGGTGGGCGACGCCGTCGGCGACGTCTTCTTCTACGGGCGGGGGGCCGGGATGATGGCCACCGCCTCGGCCGTGGTCGGCGACCTGATCGACGTCGTCACCGGCCGGGCGCTCATCACCTCCCGGGTCCTCAACCCCTGGGGCGATGCCGACCATCCGGTCGCGCGGACGCCCTCGAACAGGCTGCGGAGGCGATATTACCTGCGGTTCCACATCGCCGACCGCCCCGGCGTGATCGCGGCCCTCACTCAGGTCCTCGGCGCCCACGGCATCAGCATCGCCAGCGTCATCCAGCACGACTCCGGGGACGACGCGCCGGCGGACAGCCCCGTCCCGCTGGTCATCATGACCCACCTCGCCGTCGAGTTCGAAGTCGAGGCCGCGCTCAAGGAGATCGACCGCCTGGACGTGTCCCACGCACCCAGCGTCCTGCTCGCGGTCGAGGATTGA